The Osmia lignaria lignaria isolate PbOS001 chromosome 1, iyOsmLign1, whole genome shotgun sequence nucleotide sequence AATATTAGCGAAGATGAAACCTTGCCAGAATTAACTTCCAAACTAGCCAAAATTGGTGCAAATCTTCTAGGAGAAACATTTGATAATTTACCAGAGTTAATACAGTCTGCAAAACCTCAAGATGAAAAAAATGTAACATATGGTAAATACTGTTATAGAATTTATAAGTTATTTATCTGATAGTAAATATGCAGCAAACTTCCAATCCGTATTTTCAGCGCCCAAAATAACACCAAAAATATCTATAATCAACTGGAACGAAATGTCTGCAAAACGTATTTACGATTTACACCGTGCCCTTTTAGGATTATATCCTTTAACTGCATTCTTTCAGGATTTGAAAATAAGATTATTAGATGTTCAGAAAATAGAAGCTACCTCACTTGGTACACTGATCACTAAACTCGAAGGAGAAATGCCAGGTAAAAGtactattttgtattttgtgcttatagcaaaataatgaaaaataaatattaaagttttatttattgatttaaaaaaCTTCATATTTTTAGGAACTGTAGTTTATGATAAGAAAAAAGATGCATTAATTGTAAAATGCAAAGATGAAAGTTTTATTGCTGTAAAAAAGGTAATTATTGAAGGTAAACGTTGTATAAGTGCTAACGACTTCCGTAACGGTTTTATAGCTGCTAaacgtaaaaagaaagaatGTTTTTCTTGAATTAGGTCTctcaaaaatgaatattaaattatataaaaatgcaTTTAATGAATTacttgataaataaattaaaaatgattcgTTTTAAGTTACAGTTTATCGGAAAATTAAGATgaattttaaatgtacataattgtttaaaaatttttcttacctTTATGAATATATACAATGCATATCTTTGTATATGAACAAAATATAGAAATTGTGTAAAATTAAGCAGAGAAaaagttaattgaaaataaatactaaaaaaatttcagtatgtattttcaaaagactttttttgtagttaAAGGAAGAAGTTTGTCTGTATTCcgtatattttacaaaaaacaTAATGACATTTAATGTCTTAATTCATTTAAACGTAGAATTATAGCTGCAGACATAAAATTTGTTGATATTAAGTCTCAGATTCAGAGGcctgaaatgaaagaaatatttttactatTACAGATTCTTTCTTTTATTGAATTATGTTAGCTTCAATATATATTCCTAGTGACAATTTTTAGATCAAAGGTAAAAGTTATCCATAAATAAGTTTTAGTCTAATTTGTTGCTTTGGCTGCTTCAAAATTATACGAAGTGTAGATGTATTTTCCATCTTTTATGAAGAATTGTTCCCATTTTCTTATAAAAGTGAGatttaaaagtttttttttttttttattatttttttttttcgtattaATAACTAATTGCCATTCAGTATTTCGTAAATGGAACGTTGTATtcgattatttaataaataaagatgGCACAGCTTTTACTGAAAATAATTAGTTAACGTTAGCAACTAGTTATTAATAAGACTGTTTGTTCTATATATTTAAAATCATTGAACAAAATTTGATTTACACGTATTTAACATTAAAGTACTTTATATTTTGTCACATATTCTAATTCTCATATAAATTAATACTTGGTatctttattactttttttttactttgacTAAATAAAAAGTACCTTAACAATAAATTTTGGGTCCAGATTGCAATaaacgttgaaaatgaaaattgattaactTACACTAGGATCGCAGTCTGCACAATGCCAAGAATAGCCTCTTCttttgggagattttttaaCTGGTGGATCAAGACAGGTGAAGTGGTAGCATTTTTTACATTCGTCAcacctaaaataaaaaaattttttaaaacatacatTTAGATTATGCGTGGCATATTAATAACATATTCGTATCAACTAACATGACAAGATTTTGACTGGTACCAGGCATATCACAGACATTACAATGCGTTAAAAGATCtgtatcttttcctttttttccatttcctgTAGATGTTCTACTATTTGTACTATTAGTAGATACATTTGCTGTTGCGGATGCGGTATTAGAAACTAAAGGTGGGGCAAGTGGAGGTGGCAATTTTGGGGGTGGTGGTGGCGATGTAATTTCAGTGCTAGTAGACGTGGCGATAAACATTTGTGGGCTTGATTCAGACGCTACGTCCCCTTCCGGTCTTGGAATTGGTTTTATCTGTGACATAGAAATTCTAAGTTTAAATCATAAAAATCTTCAGATATATACTAATTATTTATAGATAGTTGTATACCTTTATTGTAATTCTTCTGTGGATTTCTGGCTGACTTTGACCTTCTGGATTTTCCACATCGAGACTTTTCCTCTTATGCTTTCGTTTTCTTTGCTTTACTCCCGTGATTGGGTCAGGAGTATATCTTTTATGCTTCTCTCTAATGAAACAATATCAAATTCTATATtccatatatttatttaataaaacaccTTACAaaccttcttcttttctttgcaCTCCTCTGTGAAACAGACTCTGTACCATCCGCCGAAGCTACCATATATTCAGGTGAACCTTCCCGTGTCGGTATTGCTACATTATTAACAGATTGCTGATTGTACACTAAATCATTTGAATGAATGGATGCTGAAGATGGAGGTTGTGGCCCAACTGGTTTTATAGTCACCTATACAGAAGAtagtttgttaaaaataatagtaCTGCATTATTATAATCGTACGAGAACAATAGTAGTTACTTTTGGTGTTGTTGGTGTATCAGATGCTGTGGTATTTGTCACGTTACTAAGATTAGCAGAAGAATTTTTTGATGTGCTAGGCGTTGTTGGCGTTGTAGGCATTTGCACTTCCTGCGGTGGTGTCGGTGTTAACGTTAAATTTGAATCATCTTTGCAATGTCTTAATTTACGTGGTGCCGATGTATCAACGCGTTCAACGTCTGATCCCGATGATTCCTTGTCACACTCAGAACATTgcctatattataaaaataaagattatttaaaatgttatacatataatacgttttaaatataattaataatatacacaCATGATAATAATGCACATACCATCCCATAAGTTTTGTTTTTTTAGGCATACGAGATAAAGGTGGACTAAGACAAGATAAATGATAGTGAAGATGACATGTATCACATTTTGCAAGTAAGTGTTGATTCGTGGATCTTCTACATATCCCGCATTGATGTCGCAATGTCAATTCACTTTTGTGGTTTTGATCTTGAGCTTGACTGCTCAACACTCTACCTTCGCGTATTCCTTCGACTCCTTTACCAACCGGTAAAGGAAAACCAACCCCCATTTTCAAAGCAGCTGCAGTAGGTACACCTAAACCTGTACCTATTTGAAAAACCATGATACATTTGTACATATTAAACACACGAGATTTAACTTACCTAGTGTTGGTGCTATTCTTGGTTTAGCCAAATCAGTTATTTGTGGTAAAGGTTTCACATAACCGCTATTTTGAAGCAGCAGATGATACATTTCTATTTTTTCCTTTAACGTTACATTCACGCGAATTTGTTCTTCGTTATCTTTCATTACTTCGTCATATTTTCTATCTAACCTTTGTTGTTCGTTCAGTAGTTGAGAATTAATATCAAGAAGTTCTTGCAGTCGTCTTTTCATAGACGTTACTCGTAAATTTCGGTCTAAATAATAGCCGATAAATTCCACACTAAAAGCAGGCGGAATGTGCCATTTCTTTCTCACGTCGACTAAAGCTACAAGTTGTGCTTCTTGCGCTTCTAATGCAGCTGTATCAACTCCCATGAGTTCTGCCTTTCTTGCTAACTGTCGACATGCAGAAGCAGATGTTGTTAACAACCGAGGCATTTTTTGAGTTGGtactaaaaataatataaatattttacataatacctagtttcatttttataaacatttgtAATAATTAACTTACCCCATGGTGGTGGCCTAGATGCTTTATGAGCTAAATATTTATGTCTATGTTTCGCTAATTTTCTTTGTATTCTACGTTGTTCTTCAGTATCTAAATGATTAGGTTGTTTTAACAACTGTTGACGGTACTGGGCTCGTAATTGTAGCGCTAACCAATTACGCCTACGTCTACGAACAAGAGTTTTGTCGGAATGAAGTTTACAGTGTGCATAAAATGGATCAGCTTGGTCAACTTCTTCGCTATGGGCTTCAGACAATAAACCTTCTCTTTGTGCACTAAAAAAGAACATGCGATTATATTGACTATTTAGGAAGCtttgaattcttttatttacttACCAGGTAACATGAAAATATGTGTGACACATTCCTGCATCGCATTCTATGCATACACCGGTACGAGCAAAAGACGCATCCTCGCACAAAGAACACTGTTTTGCTCCCCATTTACTATATGCCATTTCAAAGAGCGTCACACTCGATAAACGATCAACCTAAAATAAGCACGTATATTTTAAGATATTCTCAATTTACAGATAATAAACATTAAAAGCTTACATACTTCTCCAAAAGCAACACCAGGTACATAAAGTGCACATACTAAATGAACCCATTTGCCTACATCAGTCTCCTTAAAAATTCCACCTTTATTAGGGCAAAGCTCACAGGAAGGATCTTCAATGCCTGCGCTACAAGCTTCACAAAACCATGGTGCTGATTGACACAAAGAATCAGTACTTGAAAAACTTTCTACATCAGATACACCGTAACAtcctaaaataaatttcattataaaataatgaaatattaaccaAGTAGTGGATTATATCGTATAAATTGTTACCTTCATGTACACTAACACCACATCCATCACATTCAACAATTTCGTTAACATCATCACTTCTGTCTCCAAGGCAACCACAacaaattaacattttatttaatttatcttcaAGCGAACCTCCTTTTAGTGCCTGTTGTCTAGCTTGTTCAATTACATCCCCCACAGTTAAGCTAGGATTTTCTCTCTTATTTAACAATGGATCCTCTAAGGAGTCATCAGATTCATCCGATgcatcttcttcctctttcatatacagaaataatttgttttaaaataacatTGCGTTTAATGTTAACGTCATATAGTGTACCTtttccaatatcattagaatCCACTGAGTCATCATCAGATTCTTCACAATGATCCTCAATTCTGAAATCACTGTCATCAGAACTTTCACCTAAATCAAAGTCAAGCAAAGATGGTGCTGATCCAACAGGCtttactctcctcttttttggATCCCTTTCAACTAACAAACACATTCTTTGTTACACACTttcacatatatacatatatatatacataattattACAAAGAATATACACGAgagtgaaatattttctaatcaaCAGTATacttatttaaagaaatatacaCTTGCTAAATTGTACAAAAAACTAATTTTAGGTTACATGAGTGTTTAATTCATAATACATACGTACAAATGCTACTCATATTACACTTAGAATGACACTTTTACTTAGACTCTATTTATCGTACTTTTTAATGTCCACAACCTTAATAATTCTTTTACTTATTCTGACATATCGTGTAACACGCTATGTATatagtttttaaatatctcccACTACTCGTTGCACTCGTCAAATCGTCGCCATGAAATATTGACATATAACATAGGTACTACTTACATGTATATAATATACGACGCCGATTTTGCATATTAGCTCCATTTTTTATGTATTGTCTTTGTTACATTTCATATTTTAACTAAATAATTGTTAAagtgatatttttaaaatcaaatattcTTAACATTGTTAGtactattttcaaaattttgtaaaaacatTTACATATCCAATTTATAtccaatatatattttttttaaattgaaatatatttgttaataaaaGTTCATCTTTATTTTTGTTGTAATTAGTTATATTTTTTATGATTTAAACATATGAATGgaatgtaaatttattttacatagtatatatatgtaagtacatacatataacTAAAtcatattctatatatatatatatagtataaatatttatatttacttatattaCCTGCTTTTCAAAAAGCTTAAACACTAGCAATATTGAAACATTGTTTATATAGGTGCTATACTATTGTCTTTGACTTTcagtaaaatatttcattctttatcCAAAGGATAACTTCAACTTACTCattgttttgtataaaaatcCTACGTCGTCCTCCTGAGACATTCCTGGTAGAAATTTTCtccaatataataatataaaaacctCTAatgtttttttcttaatttattgcCTTTAGCatgcaaaaattaaaagaaatatattatatatgataAAATTATCATGTCCTTTATAATATACATGTTGTTTTGTACCAATATTTATAAGATTTCAGTCAGCAAATTGCTCAATATTAGGAGAAGGTAGAAGAAACTTCCTTCAACAATATTATCCTTCTGACGCTGTCGTGTATCTGCTGGAGTCAGTAGTATTTCGCCATATTGAATCTTGAAATCCTTTAGCGGGAAGTAcaactaatttctatttaattaatcattcacGTATGAGATAAAACTAACTTCAATTAATTTAACGtcatattaattttctaaatatgattaaaataatttttatttttattccatttcacTTTGTTTTACTTCATGAATCAACTTTTGCAATTCAAGTCCTGCcgatttgaataatattaaaaagacACAATGCATTTTATAGTAACTTTTGGATTTCAAGTTTCTAAGAAATTTAACATAAAGAACGATCAGTTTCTAAATAAAGAAAGGATTAAAGCGAAAAAAATAAATCGAAGAGATAAACAGAAAAAAGTTAATAATTCGTCTGAAACTGCACACTCCCCAAATATTATAAACATAGGCGATGTGTTAACAGAAATACACGTTGAATATGAATTTCTTTCTGGTTATAAATTTAAACTTGATTGTCGGTGTTGGGAAACAGCGGTAAAGGTACGTCATTAATTCTactttaaatatacatacatatacatatatatcacattagaaattaacaaatttaataaaatattacgaTTAATTGTGCGATTTTAACAATATAGATTTATACTGAAAATGGTGACTGGTGCTTAAGACCTATATTGTGTCCACTTAATGAAGATTTGATTTGGATCGTGTTTTCCGTACATCATTTAGTTCAATTAAATGAAGTCCAATTACAACATTTCTTTAATTACATAATCACATATCGCATATTTCATGGGAAAAAACAATTTTCGGAAAGGTTAGTTAAGATGACTCACTTAACTTTGTCGcccttaattattttattatgtatgTACTTATTATAAAAAGATACAAGAAAACCCTTTGGGAGAAAGTCACTGTATCTCAGGAGGGGGGAGGGAGCTGAAGGTCATTTCAAGGTCATCTATTTTTCGACGTTTCGCAATGACAATTTGTTGActccatttttttattttgtagagCCAAAAAGGACAAAGTAAAAGAATTTTACATAAATGATAGTTCTATGAGCACAGGACCGTAtgattttcttgaaatataTTCCTTTGACTTGcacaattctaattttattagaaaatcatCTCTTCCAGCATCAATCACAGTAACAAATAAAGTTCATGGTGATTTCAGTATCATAACATACCTTGATATGATACCAGgtatctattaaaatattttgaatttaaatcaTCCAATACTTGTTCCGTTgttcttattttataattttataacttcGATTAGATAAAGTACACGAATATAAGTTTCGAAAAATGTTAAGGAAGGATCGTTTCCCGCTTGAATCTTTGGAAGTTGAATTATTAAATGTGGATCAAAGATCGGATATGAAATCTGTGCCGAAGAAACGATTAAaagcaaataaattaaataaacgtaATTACGAAAAAGAGGTTGCGCATGAGATACATTTACCCGCGGAGACTGTGTTTTCTGGTAATATATTAATCGTAAGATTATTTGTTATTAGAATAAATACTGACCataatattttgttttcagGTATGGGTACCACTACTAGCTTCAAAAGAACTCCACAATCACCAAATGTTTCATCCGTTTTCATTTCCACCGAGTGTCGAAATATATTTTCAGACAAGCAACTGCTAAAGGATTTAAATCCAATAGCGATCAAGTTAGAGCAATTATCAAATTTTCCAGCCGAGCTGATTATTGAAAATGGTTTCAAATATTTGTACGTAAAAATTCCTTTTCTGAATCACACGATCATCACACCATACTATACTCCAAATAGAACAATGTATTTCGAATTTATTAAATGCTTCCTTTGCAAGGAGATCAGCCCAGaagaactaattaattttcttactaCAAAATTTCTCATTGTCGAGGTaagatgaaattaatattttcagaattaatattttcattaaattaatggATCAATATCTTTCTGTTTAGATCATTGGCATACGTATTGTAAATGTTCCCCAGTCTAGTATTCCTATTTCTAAAAAGTCGAATAAAGACGCATCAACGATAAAGAAATCAAAAATTACGGAAGTAACAACGAAAGAGGAAGTCTTGCTAGGAGTCGCGAAATTCGATGTATCTGATCTTTTAAGAGGATTTTGGGAAATAAGACTAATAAGCAGTTTATCACATCCTTGCAATACCGATTTCACGCGTACAAACATAAATGGCGATGAAATGATAAATTCACCGCTCACAAATGATATCCTGACATCATTGGGTACGTCAGTGAAAATTAAAGTACGATTATCTTATGACTTGAGAAAAATTCAGCAAAGGATTCTGCGTAGTAAGGATATACTGAATcgcattttttttatattgagCGATACAAAATTGGTGAATGATATTCTGAAAAATGTGTCCTCTCACAATTCCGGTTTATTGAAAACTTATCGGTACTCGAATCAGAATGCCGAGAATTCAAAGGtgcacaattttttattattttattgatatATTCCTTCTACATATTAGTAAtatcttaatgaaattttttttcattttcttttcattttttaaacaaattttttttttaacacaggTACGAGATGTTCCTAAGGATATTTTAACGGGTTTCGTTATTAATTGTTCGAAgacgttttatatttttcttgaagGTATCTCAAATGGATATTTGTTAAAAATCTGGAAAATCGTAACGAACCTTCCCTTTCGAAATAAATGCGTTTATTATAATAGCAGTTATATATTTCTTAGGCGGCTTTATGAGGATTTTGTATCCTTTGGTGGAGTTATTCATATTGAATtaaggtaaataaaaaaaaaaaaaaatacttgttttgaatgtattatattaaatttattcatttcatcaaAGCGATCCTTTGGAAACGGAACTCCGCAAATGCAGTTTATATATTGGTGAAACTAAAAAGACAATTCAAGCCAATCTAATGACAAAAATGGGACTGATGAAATTAACTTTAACGATGAAAACATTATGTCAAGCTTGTTTATTTCCGGATTCAAGCGTCGTTAAAGCTTTCCTCGATGACATTcgcaaaatttaatttgaacatTTCAAACAATTTACTGCTAATCAAATGGAAATGACATCGAAGAACAAGTATCCAATTACAATTGTACAtatatggaaaaagaaaaattatttaattaaatttttgtgcacatacatacgtatatgtatattgtaaGTATTTATCTACATACAACCTTACACtgataataaaattatctaTTTAAATACGCCGAttgataagaagaaaaaaaacaggGGTATTTAGTAAGCACTGACCTTCATGACataattataaacaaataaaaggTATTTAATCTTTCTTTAAAGAAATATGTCTATGTTAGAAACATATCTTTATCCATATATGTATTTCTTTATGTATTTCGATATCAtgtaatttgaatttgaattgcaTCAGGATCAGGAATTTTTCGTTCATTGGTATTgaaacatatttatatatatatacatatagcaATTATTCAACAAAATTTTATAGGTATTAGTATCTTTCATATATCAAATAAGAATTTTTCATAACAAAATCCTCttgtatttatttcatttaaaaaatacaacttAGGATTTGCGAACCAACCTGTATTTTGACCAATTTTGACTTGGCACACGTGTATTATCTTTCACATGTATAAcctacatttatttttcattcaaaacctttataaataatattgtatGAACCaggaaagaatttatttatttatatcatcTTTCAGGTATTGTGTATAATTAACATATATTGTAttaatgttatatttataataataaacacATATGGTTTTCGTTTTCAGATGATGCACACTCAAAAAGAAAtccaaaaaatttatatatatagata carries:
- the LOC117606234 gene encoding uncharacterized protein LOC117606234 isoform X1, encoding MHFIVTFGFQVSKKFNIKNDQFLNKERIKAKKINRRDKQKKVNNSSETAHSPNIINIGDVLTEIHVEYEFLSGYKFKLDCRCWETAVKIYTENGDWCLRPILCPLNEDLIWIVFSVHHLVQLNEVQLQHFFNYIITYRIFHGKKQFSERAKKDKVKEFYINDSSMSTGPYDFLEIYSFDLHNSNFIRKSSLPASITVTNKVHGDFSIITYLDMIPDKVHEYKFRKMLRKDRFPLESLEVELLNVDQRSDMKSVPKKRLKANKLNKRNYEKEVAHEIHLPAETVFSGMGTTTSFKRTPQSPNVSSVFISTECRNIFSDKQLLKDLNPIAIKLEQLSNFPAELIIENGFKYLYVKIPFLNHTIITPYYTPNRTMYFEFIKCFLCKEISPEELINFLTTKFLIVEIIGIRIVNVPQSSIPISKKSNKDASTIKKSKITEVTTKEEVLLGVAKFDVSDLLRGFWEIRLISSLSHPCNTDFTRTNINGDEMINSPLTNDILTSLGTSVKIKVRLSYDLRKIQQRILRSKDILNRIFFILSDTKLVNDILKNVSSHNSGLLKTYRYSNQNAENSKVRDVPKDILTGFVINCSKTFYIFLEGISNGYLLKIWKIVTNLPFRNKCVYYNSSYIFLRRLYEDFVSFGGVIHIELSDPLETELRKCSLYIGETKKTIQANLMTKMGLMKLTLTMKTLCQACLFPDSSVVKAFLDDIRKI
- the LOC117606234 gene encoding uncharacterized protein LOC117606234 isoform X2, with amino-acid sequence MHFIVTFGFQVSKKFNIKNDQFLNKERIKAKKINRRDKQKKVNNSSETAHSPNIINIGDVLTEIHVEYEFLSGYKFKLDCRCWETAVKIYTENGDWCLRPILCPLNEDLIWIVFSVHHLVQLNEVQLQHFFNYIITYRIFHGKKQFSERAKKDKVKEFYINDSSMSTGPYDFLEIYSFDLHNSNFIRKSSLPASITVTNKVHGDFSIITYLDMIPDKVHEYKFRKMLRKDRFPLESLEVELLNVDQRSDMKSVPKKRLKANKLNKRNYEKEVAHEIHLPAETVFSGMGTTTSFKRTPQSPNVSSVFISTECRNIFSDKQLLKDLNPIAIKLEQLSNFPAELIIENGFKYLYVKIPFLNHTIITPYYTPNRTMYFEFIKCFLCKEISPEELINFLTTKFLIVEIIGIRIVNVPQSSIPISKKSNKDASTIKKSKITEVTTKEEVLLGVAKFDVSDLLRGFWEIRLISSLSHPCNTDFTRTNINGDEMINSPLTNDILTSLGTSVKIKVRLSYDLRKIQQRILRSKDILNRIFFILSDTKLVNDILKNVSSHNSGLLKTYRYSNQNAENSKVRDVPKDILTGFVINCSKTFYIFLEGGFMRILYPLVELFILN